In Lineus longissimus chromosome 5, tnLinLong1.2, whole genome shotgun sequence, the genomic stretch ATCCAGGCTGTATGCCATCTCCAGGTGAACAGCTCGGGTTGTTTGACACGTGAATAGACATAAGTACCGGCGCATCTGTGCTCTTCCACGTCCTTGCTTTGTATAATACGGACCTCCGAAATCTGTGGAAGACATTATGAAGGCTCGTAATTGATATTGTAGTCTACTTCTCGGAAGAGGTGCCATGATTTGTGTGCCTGGTTTGCTCTTCCGTCTTTTACACATCGGACATTGTCTCTCGCATTCTCTGATTTCCTCCCGCCCGCAAATTACCCAATAGCGACTAGATAATTCAGCTAGCGTGTGGTTTACTCCTTGTACGTGTCGTCCCTTCTCGTGATAGTATCTCACTATCAATCTTGTGACGTGATGTCCTCTAGGTAGTATCACTGGGTATTTCGTCTCAAACGGTAGGAATTCCGCTTGGGTCAGTCGTCCGTCACTTCGAAGGACACCATTTTCATCGATCATTGGATTCAGGTCCGATAGCTTGCTTGTCTTGTGAATTTTACCTCCTCGACGTAATGCTTTGCATTCTTCAGCAAACGTATCTTGTTGTGCCTTGGAGATGATCACGTCTCCTGACCTTTCTATTTCCTCTGGGCTCAATTCTCCGATCTGACGATCTTCATTCGATTTTCTGCAGTTGTCGATGAATCTCCGAACCCAGGCTTGTCTCCTGCATAACTGCATCCAGCTAGAGAAATGTGACGGTTCCAGTCTCAAAACGCTATTTTCCTCGATGGGCTGCTCAGATGTGTCTTcatttgtggtcacgtgcgttctCTCTGTCTTCTTCACTTCTAGTTCTACTATCGCTATGTTGCGGTCGTCCACCTTATTCTCAGGCCATTCACTTGTTCCTTGTTGTAGAAAGGCAGGTCCCGACCACCATATCTTGGATGCTAGTAGATCTTTTATTCCCATTCCTCGAGAGACTAGATCGGCAGGGTTGACATCTGTCGGCACGTGTCTCCATTGTTCTGGCGATGTTATACCCTGTATTTCTCCGACTCGATTTGCGACGAATGGCTTGAACTTGCGGCTCCTTCCTCTGATCCACCACAGGACGTTCATGCTGTCAGACCAGAATACGACTTCTTTGATGGATATCTCTAGTGTTGATGATACGGTGACCGTTAGCCGTAGTCCCTCTATGGCTGCCATCAACTCGAGTCTAGGGATGCTGAGTGCTATCAGTGGGGCTACTTTTCCCTTGGATGCTACCAGTCGTACTGCCACTGTTCGGTCTTCATATTCTGTCCTCAGGAAAATACAACACCCGTATGGGTCTTGGGATGCGTCCACAAACGTATGCAGCTGTGCGTTGATCATTTTCTTAGCTGATTCGAGTCTCAGGCATCTGGGTACTTTGACGTTCTCAACTTGTGGTAGCCCTTCAAACCAGTTGTTGGCATCGTCAGCAGTTTCTCCAAGAATGGCGTCATCCCAGTTGTATCCTGCGACCCAGACCTTCTGTAGTACGATGCGTCCTTGCATAACGTATGGTGCGATAAAACCTAGTGGATCGAATACTGCAGCAATTTTGCGGAGAAAATTGCGTTTCGTCAACTTGAAGTCATCCTCCACTGGTTTTGGCTCGAACGTGAAGATGTCTTCCTCTGCTTTCCACATCACTCCCAGAGTTTTAACAGATGGTAACTCTCCTCCATCAAGACTGATCTGCGATGCTCTGTCTTCTATTGGTATCTCAGCTAAGACCTTGGGTGAATTTGACAGGTACTTCCGTGCGTCCATTCCGGCTATACCCCACAACTTGTTCAGTTGTTTGTAGAGTTCAATGCCGCTTTTGTCATCTTGTACTGAGTCCATAGAGTCATCCATGTACGTAGATTTCAGAACCGTCTCTGATGCCAGTGGGTACTGCGACTTGTACTTGCGTGCGTGTTCTTGACTAACAAACTGAGCCAAAAATGGTGACGCGTTAACACCGAAGACGACTCGATTAAATTCGTGTTCGTTGGGCTCTTCTTTGTCTTCTCCTCTCCAAAGAAAACGATGGTAAGGCCTATCCTCCGGAGCTAATCCGATCTGTAAATACATCTGCGAGATGTCGCAAACTAATGCCACGGGGTTCCTCCTGAGACGTAGCAAAACATCCACCAGGTTTCTCTGTAGCTTTGGTCCTTGGCAAATATTGTCATTCAATGATGTTCCGTTTGTCTTAGCTGATGCGTCGAATACGATCCTAACTTTCATTGTCGCTCTATTCATCCGAACTACAGGGAAGTGTGGCAAATACCATTTACATCCCGGCTTTGATTCTGTTTTCGTTACTTTACGTATGTATCCTTTTCCCAGGTACTGATCAATCGTATCGCTGTATGTCTGTTTGACCTCCGGTTTCTTTTCCAGCCTTTCCTCCGTCGACCGAAGACGATCAAGCGCTGTCTCTCTGTTATCTGGTAGTCGTGTCTTCTTATCTTTCCATGGGATGGCGATTTCATATCATTCCCCGTCATGTGTCAATGAattcttcactgtctccattgcCGCTTGTTCTTCTGGCTTCAGAACCTGAAAGTCTTTTTCGCTCATTCTGTAGTCCTCAACCTCCCAAAACCGTCGTAGGTTTTGATTTATCTCATCCATCACTATCTGGCGTGACTGTGTGAAGTACGTTCGTGTGAAGTTGGTAGACTGTCTGCCGCTCCCCTGTCCGTCTATTGCACCAATGCACGTCCATCCTAATTTTGTCAGTCTGGCCATCGGCGCATCTGCTGTCTTGCCGCGAATATCCCGAAGTGAGAGATGTAGTTCTTGATAATCTTGTCCTATCAGCAAATCCACTGTATCTCTTCTCCCGAATTTAGGAAATCCGATGTCTCTCAGATGCTCATATCTGTCTGCGTATTGATTCCAATCGATTGCCTTCAAATCGCCTGTCACGTTATTCGTTGTCTTTGCAATGATGTTCATGTCGATACGATGATTCAAACTCTCAAGACCTATCTGAACTGGCATGGAATCAAATGTTTCTGTTTTGCCGTTTAAGACCTGTACTGTTGTCTTCTGAATTTCTCCTTGTAGTCCTAGCTCTGCCGCGACGTCCGCGTTTATGTACGTCGTTGTGCTGCAATCGTCTAACATCGCATTCACTTTTATCCTTCGTTTTCCGTTTTTTACGATTACTGGTACAGTCCGCATAGAAATGAACTTCTCTTCGTTCGTTTGATCAGTAGTTTTCAACGTGACTGTGCTGTGGTTGCGATCTCTTTCTCTTTTCTCCTCAGTGTCTTTCCTTGCTGGCATTACCGATGTCCTTTTTCCGTGGAGCAATCGGTGATGTGTTTCCTTACACTCATCAATACCGCATTCTCTTGTCCGCTCGCATTTTGATCCTAAATGGTTTCGTCCAAGGCATCGGTAACAAAGAGCCAAATGTTTAGCCTTTTCCCAACGTTTGTTGATCTCCAATCGTTTGAAAACATCGCATGCCCATATGCCGTGGGTTTGATCGCATAACTCGCAGTTATTGTTATTATTGCGTGGTGTACCGGTGAAGTGTGCTCTATTTGTTGACTCTCTGTATCTGTTCGATTGTCGGCTTCTGTCGTTTGAATCTGACTTTGGTTCTTGATTCTCTGCGCCTACACCATGAATGGCCTCATATGCGACGGTACGGTACTCGGCTTCCCTCAACACAAACTTCCTCAGGGCGTAGATCGATTCATCAAAATTGTTCTCGTGCACCCAGCGCTGGTAACTTGTTAACATTCCTTCTGTCATCTTTCTCATCATAACAGAATAGAGCAGTTTGCTATCTAAATCCCCCAACAATCCTGACTCCTTCAGGTTGATCATCGTTAGATCTAAAATGTCCGAAAATCGCTCGATATCCCCAGGCTTTCCTGGTCGTAAGGGCGGGAAGTTTGTCAACTCCTCCAACTGCAAATTGATCTGTCTTCGATCACCTCCGTATTTTCTCTCAAGCCTCTCCTTTGCGGCTTCGTACGCAGCTGGTGAGTGTCGCAGGCTTTCAATCAACTTCAGCGCATCACCTGAAAGATGCTCTCTAAGCTGCAGTAACTTGTACTCAGGTGTTGCTGGGGCTTTATCAATACAGGCCGTAAATGCTGCATTCCAATTGGAATATGTCTTCACGTTTCCCGTAAATTTAGGAACGTCAACGCGTTTCAATTGTCTCCAGATGTCGTGCCCCAACGTTGGGCGAACATCATGTACATCACCAGACGCCGACGTGCATGTCTCCTCCACGACGGAATTTCTAATGTTGTCCCTTTTCGGGCCTACTCTACTAAAGGTATCAAAAAATCTCTCAACACTTGCCTGAGTTTCACTAAACTCGGATTCCATTTTGTCCATCTCGGACAGCGTCCTCTCGACGTTTTCCTGTTGTCCTAACTTTTCGTATGCGGCGACGATTTTCTCCAAAGTTTGCATCACCGTGTCTTGCGTTTTGTCTACTTTTCTATTCGCTTCGAGGATGTCATCACGATTCGCCTCCTCTTCTCTTGTCGTTTCTATTAAGTGTCGTCTCGCTTTAGTGAATGCTGTTTTAAACTTCGCTTTTGCGGCCCTCAACTCTGTAAGACTGGCCGTGATCGCCGTCTGCGTTGActcacctcctccttctcccGCCTCGCTTCCCAATTCCGGCATTTTACTG encodes the following:
- the LOC135488565 gene encoding uncharacterized protein LOC135488565; translation: MPELGSEAGEGGGESTQTAITASLTELRAAKAKFKTAFTKARRHLIETTREEEANRDDILEANRKVDKTQDTVMQTLEKIVAAYEKLGQQENVERTLSEMDKMESEFSETQASVERFFDTFSRVGPKRDNIRNSVVEETCTSASGDVHDVRPTLGHDIWRQLKRVDVPKFTGNVKTYSNWNAAFTACIDKAPATPEYKLLQLREHLSGDALKLIESLRHSPAAYEAAKERLERKYGGDRRQINLQLEELTNFPPLRPGKPGDIERFSDILDLTMINLKESGLLGDLDSKLLYSVMMRKMTEGMLTSYQRWVHENNFDESIYALRKFVLREAEYRTVAYEAIHGVGAENQEPKSDSNDRSRQSNRYRESTNRAHFTGTPRNNNNNCELCDQTHGIWACDVFKRLEINKRWEKAKHLALCYRCLGRNHLGSKCERTRECGIDECKETHHRLLHGKRTSVMPARKDTEEKRERDRNHSTVTLKTTDQTNEEKFISMRTVPVIVKNGKRRIKVNAMLDDCSTTTYINADVAAELGLQGEIQKTTVQVLNGKTETFDSMPVQIGLESLNHRIDMNIIAKTTNNVTGDLKAIDWNQYADRYEHLRDIGFPKFGRRDTVDLLIGQDYQELHLSLRDIRGKTADAPMARLTKLGWTCIGAIDGQGSGRQSTNFTRTYFTQSRQIVMDEINQNLRRFWEVEDYRMSEKDFQVLKPEEQAAMETVKNSLTHDGE
- the LOC135488564 gene encoding uncharacterized protein LOC135488564 — translated: MKVRIVFDASAKTNGTSLNDNICQGPKLQRNLVDVLLRLRRNPVALVCDISQMYLQIGLAPEDRPYHRFLWRGEDKEEPNEHEFNRVVFGVNASPFLAQFVSQEHARKYKSQYPLASETVLKSTYMDDSMDSVQDDKSGIELYKQLNKLWGIAGMDARKYLSNSPKVLAEIPIEDRASQISLDGGELPSVKTLGVMWKAEEDIFTFEPKPVEDDFKLTKRNFLRKIAAVFDPLGFIAPYVMQGRIVLQKVWVAGYNWDDAILGETADDANNWFEGLPQVENVKVPRCLRLESAKKMINAQLHTFVDASQDPYGCCIFLRTEYEDRTVAVRLVASKGKVAPLIALSIPRLELMAAIEGLRLTVTVSSTLEISIKEVVFWSDSMNVLWWIRGRSRKFKPFVANRVGEIQGITSPEQWRHVPTDVNPADLVSRGMGIKDLLASKIWWSGPAFLQQGTSEWPENKVDDRNIAIVELEVKKTERTHVTTNEDTSEQPIEENSVLRLEPSHFSSWMQLCRRQAWVRRFIDNCRKSNEDRQIGELSPEEIERSGDVIISKAQQDTFAEECKALRRGGKIHKTSKLSDLNPMIDENGVLRSDGRLTQAEFLPFETKYPVILPRGHHVTRLIVRYYHEKGRHVQGVNHTLAELSSRYWVICGREEIRECERQCPMCKRRKSKPGTQIMAPLPRSRLQYQLRAFIMSSTDFGGPYYTKQGRGRAQMRRYLCLFTCQTTRAVHLEMAYSLDTDSFLNAFNRMINRRGIVKEMTSDNAGNFVKGNRELREIVEQFDQERIKKETSTLGVRWHFNPPLGPHHGGVHESLIKSAKRAIQAVLGKADITDEELMTAFTGVEALLNSRPLTYQSADPTDNIPLTPNHFLHGQLGGQFAPEAVDVVQYNPRKRWRVVQQLIKQVWERWMKEFIPELNRRKKWRKEEPDMDVGDVVLVVDSRTTRGNWKMGRITEVFKGKDGHTRVARVQNGNLSQIRPITKLCKLEV